From a region of the Geothrix sp. 21YS21S-2 genome:
- a CDS encoding NAD-dependent epimerase/dehydratase family protein: protein MKRILVTGGAGFIGSHVVDALVEQGRDVLVIDDLSSGSESNLNPGARFEQGAIESERSADLIRSFRPEAILHYAAQIDVRVSAANPVLDAQQNIINTLKLLELGMQNGLAYFAFASSGGAIYGEPQAGAQDENHPERPCSPYGVAKLSVDKYLATFHHYRGLPSCSMRFSNVYGPRQGGRGEAGVVAVLIRQGLRANPLRINGDGRQTRDFVYVKDLARAATLILHHRPQGVLNLGTGIETSIFQLADRVRGILPTDPGISHFPPIQGEQVRSILDPSLAKRVIDWEPAIDLQHGLEETVEWFSVRESSTPSIGQA, encoded by the coding sequence GTGAAGCGCATTCTAGTCACCGGTGGCGCCGGATTTATCGGTAGCCATGTAGTTGACGCCCTCGTCGAGCAGGGCCGGGATGTCCTTGTCATTGATGATCTTTCCTCCGGGTCTGAGAGCAACCTCAACCCAGGCGCCCGGTTCGAACAAGGAGCCATCGAGTCAGAGCGCTCCGCGGACCTGATCCGAAGCTTCCGTCCCGAAGCGATCCTCCATTACGCGGCCCAGATCGACGTCCGCGTAAGCGCCGCCAATCCCGTCCTCGATGCCCAGCAGAACATCATCAATACCCTGAAGCTCTTGGAACTTGGCATGCAGAACGGACTGGCTTACTTCGCGTTCGCCTCCTCCGGCGGCGCGATCTACGGGGAGCCGCAGGCCGGGGCCCAGGATGAGAATCACCCCGAACGGCCGTGCTCCCCCTACGGTGTCGCCAAGTTGAGCGTAGATAAGTACCTAGCTACATTCCACCACTATCGGGGACTCCCCTCGTGCTCGATGCGGTTCTCCAACGTCTATGGCCCCCGGCAGGGCGGCCGGGGCGAGGCCGGCGTGGTCGCCGTCCTTATCCGCCAGGGACTGAGGGCCAACCCCCTCAGGATCAATGGAGACGGACGACAGACCCGGGATTTCGTTTATGTGAAGGACCTCGCCCGGGCCGCTACCCTCATTCTCCACCACCGCCCCCAGGGCGTGCTGAACCTTGGGACCGGCATCGAGACCTCCATATTCCAATTGGCCGATCGGGTCCGGGGCATCCTCCCCACGGACCCAGGGATTTCCCACTTTCCCCCAATCCAGGGAGAGCAGGTCAGGTCCATCCTTGATCCCTCTCTCGCAAAAAGGGTAATAGACTGGGAACCGGCCATCGATCTTCAGCATGGTCTGGAGGAGACAGTCGAGTGGTTTTCCGTGCGTGAATCCTCCACACCTTCGATCGGCCAAGCATAA
- a CDS encoding sugar transferase — translation MTPSDENKLALALEYPRLSGGTAPSLPEEQAGPVKSQLDLIYAIDWLSTLVLFILTMPVLLVSLLYVMVVDRGNPIFSQIRIGMGGKPYRIFKIRSMHHDHHGHARFCAHEDDRILPGGQFLRRTRIDELPQFWNVLMGNMALVGPRPEQSAFVESFLQEIPRYGERFHVKPGITGLAQVSQGYVDSVNGTRIKLSYDLMFIENRTLRMWAFIVLKTVKVVIFGQGAR, via the coding sequence ATGACACCTTCCGATGAAAACAAACTGGCCCTGGCCCTTGAATACCCTAGGCTGAGCGGCGGTACTGCCCCTTCCCTCCCCGAGGAACAGGCGGGCCCCGTCAAGAGCCAGCTGGACCTGATCTACGCCATCGACTGGCTCTCGACACTGGTCCTGTTCATCCTCACCATGCCCGTCCTCCTTGTGAGCCTGCTCTATGTCATGGTGGTGGACCGGGGCAACCCCATCTTCAGCCAGATTCGAATCGGAATGGGTGGAAAGCCCTATCGAATTTTCAAGATCCGTTCCATGCACCACGACCATCACGGCCATGCCCGATTCTGCGCCCACGAGGACGACCGAATCCTGCCAGGAGGTCAATTCCTGCGGAGAACCCGGATCGATGAACTCCCTCAGTTCTGGAACGTGCTCATGGGTAACATGGCCCTGGTAGGCCCCCGGCCCGAGCAGTCAGCCTTCGTCGAGTCCTTCCTCCAGGAGATACCCCGCTATGGTGAGAGGTTCCATGTAAAGCCCGGCATAACGGGCCTTGCCCAGGTTTCCCAGGGCTACGTGGATTCGGTGAACGGCACCAGGATCAAGCTCTCCTACGACCTGATGTTCATCGAGAACCGGACGTTGAGAATGTGGGCCTTCATCGTCCTCAAGACGGTAAAGGTCGTCATCTTTGGTCAGGGCGCCCGCTAG
- a CDS encoding dihydroorotase, producing MSLLVKNARLIDPSQNWDGPASMLVVDGQVAAVGENLADPRIEGAEVVDAKGQLLVPGLVDLHVHFREPGQTAKENIETGCRAAVAGGFTSVCAMANTKPVNDSVAITEMMLSRARKAGLCRYFPLGTVTKGAAGEELTDYGTLKASGCIAFSDDGLPVMNAAIMRRALEYTGWLDMPIVAHEEDTNLAAKGYINEGAVSAYLGCLGIPAAAEEAMVARDIVLAEHTGGHLHLAHLSTKGSLRLVREAKARGLKVTCEVTPHHFALTDRELTRFDSDFKMNPPLRSQADLDAILEALADGTVDAIATDHAPHTWDDKECELRDASFGIIGLETALPLTLALLVDRKVITLSRAVELLSCGPASAFHLDRQGLGSLRPGSAADFALVDLEARITVDRAFVQSRSFNTPFKGWTLPGKVVGTWVGGAKVWG from the coding sequence ATGTCCCTGCTAGTCAAGAACGCGCGTCTTATCGATCCCTCCCAGAATTGGGATGGTCCTGCCTCCATGCTGGTAGTGGACGGGCAGGTGGCGGCTGTGGGCGAAAACCTCGCGGACCCCCGGATCGAGGGGGCCGAGGTGGTGGACGCCAAGGGCCAACTCCTGGTCCCCGGCCTCGTGGATCTTCACGTGCACTTCCGGGAGCCTGGGCAGACCGCCAAGGAGAACATCGAGACCGGCTGCAGGGCGGCCGTGGCCGGAGGGTTCACCTCCGTGTGCGCCATGGCGAACACCAAACCCGTGAACGACTCGGTGGCCATCACGGAGATGATGCTGTCCCGGGCCCGAAAAGCTGGCTTGTGCCGGTACTTCCCCCTGGGTACGGTCACCAAGGGCGCTGCGGGCGAGGAACTCACGGACTACGGGACCCTCAAGGCGTCCGGGTGCATCGCCTTCAGCGATGATGGCCTGCCGGTGATGAACGCAGCCATCATGCGGCGGGCACTGGAGTACACGGGCTGGCTCGACATGCCTATCGTCGCCCACGAGGAGGACACGAACCTCGCGGCCAAGGGCTACATCAACGAGGGCGCCGTGAGCGCCTACCTGGGCTGCCTGGGCATCCCGGCTGCGGCCGAGGAGGCCATGGTCGCCCGGGACATCGTCCTGGCCGAGCACACCGGGGGGCATCTCCACCTGGCCCATCTGAGCACCAAAGGTTCCCTGCGGCTGGTGCGCGAGGCCAAGGCCCGCGGGCTGAAGGTCACCTGCGAAGTGACGCCCCACCATTTCGCGCTCACGGACCGCGAGCTGACGCGTTTCGATTCCGACTTCAAGATGAACCCGCCCCTGCGCAGCCAGGCCGATCTCGACGCCATCCTCGAGGCCCTTGCCGATGGCACGGTGGACGCCATCGCCACGGACCATGCGCCCCACACCTGGGATGACAAAGAGTGCGAACTGCGCGACGCGTCGTTCGGGATCATCGGCCTGGAGACCGCGCTTCCGCTCACGCTGGCGCTCCTCGTCGACAGGAAGGTCATCACGCTCTCGCGCGCCGTGGAGTTGCTCTCCTGCGGCCCGGCTTCGGCCTTCCACCTGGACCGCCAGGGCCTCGGCAGCCTCAGGCCGGGCTCGGCGGCGGACTTCGCGCTCGTTGACCTGGAAGCCAGGATCACGGTGGACCGCGCCTTCGTGCAGAGCCGGAGCTTCAATACACCCTTCAAGGGGTGGACGCTGCCCGGAAAGGTCGTGGGGACCTGGGTCGGCGGCGCGAAGGTATGGGGCTAG
- a CDS encoding acetyl-CoA carboxylase biotin carboxyl carrier protein subunit: MIIRAEWPGYVVGVLVTPGQEVEEDESLMLLEGTDTGHTPFYVSAPESGKIKRILLEEGDFAEEDDELVELADMD, translated from the coding sequence ATGATTATCCGGGCGGAGTGGCCGGGCTATGTCGTGGGGGTGCTCGTCACCCCAGGCCAGGAAGTGGAGGAGGATGAGTCACTAATGCTTCTGGAAGGAACAGATACGGGCCACACCCCCTTCTACGTAAGTGCTCCCGAGTCCGGGAAGATCAAGCGCATTCTCCTCGAGGAAGGCGATTTCGCCGAGGAGGATGACGAACTGGTGGAGTTGGCCGACATGGACTGA
- the pnp gene encoding polyribonucleotide nucleotidyltransferase: MNALKFNPTTVSIDLGGTPISIETGRIAKQAAGSVIVRQGDTMVLVAVCVAEPREGIDFFPLTVDYREPVFSAGKIPGGFFKREGKQTTKETLVSRLIDRPLRPLFEEGYNGDTVITAQVISFDGDHQPDVLAMVGASAALIISEIPFVNPVGGVRVGRIDGEFIINPTVSQRPDSDLDLLVAGTEDALVMVECGAKSFQEAEMVKALEFGHAAIKTLVKLQRDLRAKVGKTKMVAVKPERNEEVYKLVAAKFAEKLLAALTMKVKIESYKAIDALKKEAVAEFAKEKPELKKDVVESFDTLKETLFRNAILKQGLRLDGRKFDQIRPLNIEVGVLPAAHGSCLFTRGETQALVTATLGTADDIQHIDGIEEEYDKRFYLHYNFPGYSVGECKPNRGPGRREIGHGMLAERSIFQVLPSKEENPYTLRVVSEITESNGSSSMATICGGTLALMDAGIKLASPVAGVAMGLVSDGEKFVVLTDIAGQEDHYGDMDFKVAGTVHGITALQMDIKIGGITTEILTKALDQAKQGRLELLKSMGTVLAAPRTEYAGNAPQMHTIQLPKEKIRDVIGKGGAVIRNIIEVSGCQVNIDDDGSCQVAGPTKEKLAVALKMIGDLIQTAEVGQTYLGRVAKVVEFGAFVTILPGLDGLLHVSEMAPHRVKNPADEVSEGQEIMVKCIAVDANGKIKLSRKALLSE; this comes from the coding sequence ATGAACGCCCTTAAATTCAACCCCACCACCGTCAGCATCGACCTGGGCGGCACCCCCATCAGCATCGAGACGGGACGCATCGCCAAGCAGGCCGCTGGCTCCGTCATCGTCCGCCAGGGCGACACGATGGTCCTCGTGGCCGTCTGCGTGGCCGAACCCCGGGAAGGCATCGACTTCTTCCCCTTGACTGTTGACTACCGCGAGCCCGTCTTCTCCGCCGGAAAGATCCCCGGCGGCTTCTTCAAGCGCGAAGGCAAGCAGACCACCAAGGAAACCCTGGTTTCCCGCCTCATCGACCGCCCCCTGCGCCCCCTCTTCGAGGAAGGCTACAACGGCGACACCGTCATCACCGCCCAGGTCATCAGCTTCGACGGCGACCACCAGCCCGACGTCCTGGCCATGGTGGGCGCCTCCGCGGCCCTGATCATCTCCGAGATCCCCTTTGTGAACCCCGTGGGCGGCGTCCGGGTGGGCCGCATCGACGGCGAGTTCATCATCAACCCCACCGTCAGCCAGCGCCCCGACTCCGACCTGGACCTCCTGGTCGCCGGCACCGAGGACGCCCTCGTGATGGTCGAGTGCGGCGCCAAGAGCTTCCAGGAGGCCGAGATGGTCAAGGCCCTGGAGTTCGGGCACGCCGCCATCAAGACCCTCGTGAAGCTCCAGCGCGACCTGCGCGCCAAGGTCGGCAAGACCAAGATGGTTGCCGTCAAGCCCGAGCGCAACGAGGAGGTCTACAAGCTCGTGGCCGCCAAGTTCGCCGAGAAGCTGCTGGCCGCCCTGACCATGAAGGTCAAGATCGAGAGCTACAAGGCCATCGACGCCCTGAAGAAGGAGGCCGTGGCCGAGTTCGCCAAGGAGAAGCCCGAGCTCAAGAAGGACGTCGTCGAGAGCTTCGACACCCTCAAGGAGACCCTCTTCCGCAACGCCATCCTCAAGCAGGGTCTGCGCCTCGACGGCCGCAAGTTCGACCAGATCCGCCCCCTGAACATCGAGGTGGGCGTCCTGCCGGCGGCCCACGGCTCCTGCCTGTTCACCCGCGGCGAGACCCAGGCCCTGGTCACCGCCACCCTGGGCACCGCCGATGACATCCAGCACATCGACGGCATCGAGGAGGAGTACGACAAGCGCTTCTACCTCCACTACAACTTCCCCGGCTACTCCGTGGGCGAGTGCAAGCCCAACCGCGGCCCCGGCCGCCGCGAAATCGGCCACGGCATGCTCGCCGAGCGCTCGATCTTCCAGGTGCTGCCCTCCAAGGAAGAGAACCCCTACACCCTGCGCGTCGTCTCCGAGATCACCGAGAGCAACGGCTCCAGCTCCATGGCGACCATCTGTGGCGGCACCCTGGCGCTCATGGACGCCGGCATCAAGCTCGCGTCCCCCGTTGCGGGCGTCGCCATGGGCCTGGTGAGCGACGGCGAGAAGTTCGTGGTCCTCACCGACATCGCCGGCCAGGAAGACCATTACGGCGACATGGACTTCAAGGTCGCCGGCACCGTCCACGGCATCACCGCCCTCCAGATGGACATCAAGATCGGCGGCATCACCACCGAGATCCTCACCAAGGCCCTCGACCAGGCCAAGCAGGGCCGTCTTGAGCTCCTCAAGTCCATGGGCACCGTCCTGGCCGCCCCCCGCACCGAGTATGCAGGCAACGCGCCCCAGATGCACACGATCCAGCTCCCCAAGGAGAAGATCCGCGACGTCATCGGCAAGGGCGGCGCCGTCATCCGCAACATCATCGAGGTGAGCGGCTGCCAGGTGAACATCGACGACGACGGCTCCTGCCAGGTCGCCGGTCCCACCAAGGAGAAGCTGGCCGTGGCCCTGAAGATGATCGGAGACCTCATCCAGACCGCAGAAGTGGGCCAGACCTACCTAGGCCGAGTGGCCAAGGTGGTCGAATTCGGCGCCTTCGTGACGATCCTCCCCGGTCTCGACGGCCTTCTCCACGTTTCCGAGATGGCGCCCCACCGGGTGAAGAACCCCGCCGACGAGGTCAGCGAGGGCCAGGAAATCATGGTCAAGTGCATCGCGGTCGACGCCAATGGCAAGATCAAGCTGAGCAGGAAGGCACTCCTGAGCGAGTAG
- the gmd gene encoding GDP-mannose 4,6-dehydratase — translation MPTALITGLTGQDGSYLAELLLAKGYEVHGIIRRSSSFNTGRIDHLYVDPHQNPRLHLHYGDLCDGGGLRKILDLVQPDEVYNLGAQSHVKVSFDQPEYTVDTVALGTLRLLEAIRCHQDSNGRKVKIYQAGSSEMFGSAKPRQSEDTPFQPRSPYSCAKAYSHYQMINHRESYGMFCTNGILFNHESPRRGETFVTRKITRAATRIKLGLQDKLFLGNLEAKRDWGFAGDYVEAMWKMLQLDEPGDFVIATGTSISIRDFLLLVFEHLELDWRQYVEIDPRYFRPAEVDHLEGDSTRARQALAWEPRTDVKTLAVMMVESDLKLAQAELILNHAGHGSTSRGSF, via the coding sequence ATGCCGACTGCCCTGATAACAGGCCTCACTGGCCAGGACGGAAGCTACCTTGCCGAACTGCTGCTCGCCAAGGGCTATGAAGTCCATGGGATCATTCGCCGATCCTCGTCCTTTAATACGGGGCGCATCGATCACCTCTACGTCGACCCGCACCAGAACCCCCGGCTCCACCTCCATTACGGGGACCTGTGCGACGGAGGCGGGCTCAGAAAGATCCTGGACCTAGTTCAGCCCGACGAAGTGTACAACCTTGGCGCCCAGAGCCATGTGAAGGTCAGTTTCGACCAGCCCGAGTATACGGTCGACACCGTCGCCCTGGGGACCCTCCGCCTCCTGGAGGCAATCCGGTGCCACCAGGATTCCAACGGTCGCAAGGTCAAGATCTACCAGGCCGGCTCGAGCGAGATGTTCGGCAGCGCCAAACCCCGGCAGAGCGAAGACACGCCCTTCCAGCCACGGTCCCCCTATTCCTGTGCCAAGGCATACTCGCATTACCAGATGATCAACCACCGGGAAAGCTATGGGATGTTCTGCACCAACGGCATCCTGTTCAATCACGAAAGCCCCCGGCGGGGCGAAACCTTCGTGACCCGCAAGATCACGCGCGCGGCCACCCGCATCAAACTGGGGCTGCAGGACAAGCTGTTCCTGGGCAACCTGGAAGCGAAGCGCGACTGGGGATTCGCAGGCGACTATGTCGAGGCCATGTGGAAGATGCTCCAGCTCGACGAGCCCGGCGACTTCGTCATCGCCACCGGGACCTCCATTTCCATCCGCGACTTCCTCCTGCTGGTGTTCGAGCACCTCGAACTTGACTGGAGGCAATATGTGGAAATCGACCCCCGCTATTTCCGGCCGGCGGAGGTGGACCACCTCGAGGGCGATTCGACCCGGGCCCGGCAGGCCCTCGCCTGGGAACCCCGGACGGACGTAAAGACCCTCGCGGTCATGATGGTGGAATCCGACCTCAAGCTGGCACAGGCAGAACTCATCCTGAACCATGCCGGCCATGGATCAACCTCGCGCGGGAGTTTTTGA
- a CDS encoding GDP-L-fucose synthase, producing the protein MIHPETFPLTGKRIWVTGSHGFLGRHLMEELAARGATLLAPTEKELDLLDPGAARKYLKAHKPDGVIHLAALVGGIGANREHPGSFFYANMMMGLHLIEACRLEQVAKTLVLGTVCAYPKFCPTPFREDDIWNGYPEETNAPYGLAKKALLVQLQAYRQEYGTRGIYLIPVNLYGPGDHLDLANNHVIPALIRKFLEAKAALSPTVGLWGTGSASREFLYVKDAATAICEAMTRYEDADPVNLGTGEEITIRDLALKIKGATGFQGELVFDPSYPDGQPKRKLDTSRATERFGWQARTTLDEGLAETIAWMKKVL; encoded by the coding sequence ATGATCCACCCCGAAACCTTTCCTCTGACTGGCAAGCGCATCTGGGTTACCGGGAGCCACGGCTTCCTGGGCAGACACCTCATGGAGGAGCTGGCCGCCCGCGGAGCGACTCTGCTGGCTCCCACCGAGAAGGAACTGGACCTATTGGACCCTGGCGCCGCCCGGAAGTACCTCAAGGCCCACAAGCCCGACGGGGTGATCCATCTGGCCGCCCTGGTCGGCGGCATCGGGGCCAACCGCGAACATCCCGGCTCCTTCTTCTACGCGAACATGATGATGGGTCTGCATCTGATCGAGGCCTGCCGTCTGGAGCAGGTCGCCAAGACCCTCGTTCTCGGCACCGTCTGCGCCTATCCCAAGTTCTGCCCGACGCCATTCCGGGAGGACGACATCTGGAACGGCTACCCGGAGGAGACCAATGCCCCTTACGGTCTGGCCAAGAAGGCCCTGCTGGTGCAACTCCAGGCCTACCGCCAGGAATACGGAACCCGCGGGATCTACCTGATTCCCGTGAATCTCTACGGACCCGGAGACCACCTGGACCTGGCAAACAACCACGTCATCCCAGCCCTCATCCGAAAATTTCTGGAGGCCAAGGCCGCCCTTTCGCCGACCGTGGGCCTCTGGGGCACGGGATCCGCCAGCCGCGAGTTCCTGTACGTGAAGGATGCCGCCACGGCCATCTGTGAAGCCATGACCAGGTACGAGGACGCCGATCCCGTCAATCTCGGCACCGGGGAGGAGATCACCATCCGGGACCTGGCCCTTAAGATCAAGGGCGCAACAGGCTTTCAGGGCGAACTGGTCTTCGACCCGAGCTACCCCGATGGGCAACCCAAGCGCAAGCTGGATACATCGAGGGCCACCGAGCGCTTCGGCTGGCAGGCCAGGACGACCCTGGATGAAGGGTTGGCTGAGACCATCGCATGGATGAAAAAGGTTCTATGA
- a CDS encoding glycosyltransferase family 2 protein has product MDEKGSMKISIVTVVYNNPQVHEALDSILNQKFEGDLESIVVDGGSRAETLDALKPYLPRLGHFVSERDKGIYDAMNKGIALATGDIVGTLNSDDLYADDQVLQKVLEAFRDPSIDIVYGDLEYVSASDTSRVIRYWRSKPYRPGLFEKGWMPPHPTFFVRRQVFERCGSFNLDYRIAADFELMLRFMARHNTPSVHLPEVLVKFRMGGASNQSLRNILKANLESHRACMENGLKIAPWFIIQKIGSRIPQFFRRKGSS; this is encoded by the coding sequence ATGGATGAAAAAGGTTCTATGAAGATTTCCATAGTCACGGTGGTCTACAACAACCCCCAGGTACACGAGGCGCTGGACTCGATCCTCAACCAGAAGTTCGAAGGCGACCTGGAGAGCATCGTGGTGGATGGCGGCTCCCGGGCCGAGACCCTCGATGCCCTCAAGCCCTACCTTCCCAGGCTAGGCCACTTCGTCAGCGAACGGGACAAGGGCATCTACGATGCCATGAACAAGGGAATCGCCCTGGCTACGGGCGACATCGTGGGGACCCTCAACTCCGATGACCTCTATGCGGACGATCAGGTCCTCCAGAAGGTTCTGGAGGCCTTCCGGGATCCTTCGATCGACATCGTGTATGGCGATCTCGAGTACGTGTCCGCGTCGGACACCAGCCGGGTCATCCGTTACTGGCGATCCAAGCCGTACCGGCCTGGCCTGTTTGAAAAGGGATGGATGCCTCCGCACCCGACCTTCTTCGTGCGCCGGCAGGTCTTCGAACGATGCGGCAGCTTCAACCTGGACTACCGGATCGCTGCGGACTTCGAACTCATGCTGAGGTTCATGGCCCGCCATAACACACCTTCTGTCCACCTCCCCGAGGTGCTGGTCAAGTTCAGGATGGGAGGCGCCTCGAACCAGAGTCTCCGGAACATTCTGAAGGCGAACCTGGAATCCCACCGGGCATGCATGGAGAATGGCCTGAAAATCGCTCCCTGGTTCATCATCCAGAAGATAGGGTCGCGGATCCCCCAGTTCTTTCGCCGCAAGGGATCGTCCTGA
- a CDS encoding glycosyltransferase family 9 protein → MIAFFLPNGIGDTLMAIPALRRLAAVEGANALTVVISSKLHRPLLTKFVGEKIRTIERYDGKPFPHVRLFLKLLFSRAKVIYAPMLSRKPMHLLFFLLMGKKVVVPRGFLGRNLLGLVRSRASLETFPGHQVNFFVQFLAEQDPRVDAAPVDPGELSLPRPEPVPPVDHALPRRFRVALGISCGGLERHKVPTAGTFAKLINAIEKRIPVHTVLIGIPSDLPLIEAFMAEMDHPEHVEKVIGLPLEDLFRELQTCDLGISGTTGQGHIMAVAGLPMLVVAGVTEPFESGPYTRRGADLRHRLACGPCYQEGYRSGCGAIQCMETLDLEEGAELAYKLLMDPEFGLDWQARNLKRFPVLIESIKGIHAVLPEVPGK, encoded by the coding sequence ATGATCGCTTTCTTTCTGCCCAATGGTATCGGGGACACCCTGATGGCGATTCCAGCGCTTCGAAGGCTGGCCGCGGTCGAGGGGGCGAATGCTCTGACCGTGGTCATCAGTTCGAAGCTGCACCGGCCTCTCCTGACGAAGTTCGTGGGGGAGAAGATCCGGACCATCGAGCGGTACGACGGTAAACCGTTCCCGCACGTCCGCCTCTTCCTGAAGCTCCTGTTCTCCCGGGCCAAGGTCATCTACGCGCCGATGCTGTCTCGCAAGCCCATGCACCTTCTGTTCTTCCTGCTGATGGGCAAGAAAGTGGTCGTGCCCAGGGGCTTCCTGGGCCGGAACCTGCTGGGGCTGGTCAGATCAAGGGCCTCGCTCGAGACGTTCCCCGGCCACCAGGTGAATTTCTTCGTCCAGTTCCTCGCGGAACAGGATCCGAGGGTGGATGCGGCACCCGTCGATCCGGGGGAGCTATCCCTTCCCCGGCCCGAACCGGTCCCGCCCGTCGACCACGCACTCCCCCGGAGGTTCCGGGTCGCGCTGGGTATCAGCTGCGGGGGGCTGGAAAGGCACAAGGTCCCCACCGCGGGGACCTTTGCCAAGTTGATCAACGCAATTGAGAAGCGCATTCCGGTCCACACAGTGCTAATCGGGATTCCCTCGGACCTGCCCCTCATCGAGGCCTTCATGGCGGAAATGGACCATCCCGAGCATGTCGAGAAGGTCATCGGACTGCCCCTCGAAGACCTGTTCCGTGAGCTCCAGACCTGCGATCTCGGGATCAGCGGAACGACGGGTCAAGGTCACATCATGGCGGTGGCCGGCCTGCCAATGCTTGTGGTGGCTGGCGTGACGGAACCCTTCGAATCAGGGCCCTATACACGGCGGGGGGCGGACCTCCGGCACCGCTTGGCCTGTGGCCCTTGCTACCAGGAGGGTTACAGGTCCGGCTGCGGGGCCATCCAGTGCATGGAGACCCTGGACTTGGAGGAAGGCGCCGAGCTGGCATACAAGTTGTTGATGGACCCAGAGTTCGGGCTTGATTGGCAGGCCCGGAACCTCAAGCGGTTCCCGGTGCTGATCGAGAGCATTAAGGGAATTCATGCCGTTCTGCCGGAAGTGCCAGGGAAATGA
- a CDS encoding CatB-related O-acetyltransferase, whose amino-acid sequence MLSIIKVILGTLHQRFLDAAQAGKLLLLIRKGHVVWGRHSYGTPVVHTWPNGSQLRVGNYSSIADEVHVLLGGNHPTTWVSTYPLRIRLGLPGAWEDGMPSSKGDVVIGSDVWIGHGVTLLSGVTVGNGAIVTARSLITRDVPPYAIVGGAPGRILKMRFPDEVIARLEDLRWWDWPEERIREAVPLLSSEDVAAFLDANAPVAKSRENE is encoded by the coding sequence ATGTTGTCCATAATCAAGGTCATCCTTGGGACTCTTCACCAGCGGTTCCTGGATGCCGCCCAGGCCGGGAAGCTGCTTCTCCTGATCAGGAAAGGTCACGTGGTATGGGGCCGTCATTCCTATGGAACACCTGTGGTCCACACCTGGCCGAACGGATCCCAGCTACGAGTGGGGAATTATTCCTCCATTGCGGACGAGGTCCATGTTCTTCTGGGCGGCAACCACCCCACCACCTGGGTTTCCACCTATCCATTGCGCATCAGACTGGGCCTGCCCGGTGCCTGGGAGGATGGCATGCCGTCCTCCAAGGGGGATGTGGTCATTGGCTCCGACGTCTGGATAGGTCATGGCGTGACGCTCCTTTCGGGAGTCACGGTCGGCAACGGCGCGATTGTCACGGCCAGGAGTCTGATCACCCGAGATGTTCCTCCCTATGCGATCGTCGGCGGCGCACCCGGCCGGATCCTGAAGATGCGCTTCCCGGACGAGGTCATCGCCAGGTTGGAGGACCTCCGCTGGTGGGACTGGCCGGAAGAGCGGATCCGTGAAGCGGTCCCCCTCCTCTCGAGCGAGGATGTGGCCGCCTTCCTGGACGCCAACGCCCCCGTCGCCAAGTCAAGGGAGAACGAGTGA
- a CDS encoding glycosyltransferase family 2 protein: MKVGIVVLNYKNYPMTIRCLDSLKALAHANWEAVVVDNASGDGSVEFIRAAHPWVTVLESGGNLGFAKGNEVGYLHFKARKVTYLWVLNNDAEVDPQALDLMLERITSDPQIGAVGCKILDGDQPGRVLTYGGGRFSHFVGRSWHVTHPCAAESLDFLTGASLLIPMAVIEEIGFIDDGYFLYFEDADFCAELKRRNFRLAVAREAVVYHHESATIGRRSLRQHYYLNRSFARFCYRRAPFPLLPLVVGTSLRVVKRALVGDWAEIRVILRGIRDGWRLRKEKLAEWTP; this comes from the coding sequence GTGAAGGTCGGCATTGTCGTTCTGAACTACAAGAACTACCCGATGACCATCAGGTGCCTCGACTCCCTGAAGGCCCTGGCCCACGCGAACTGGGAGGCCGTGGTAGTGGACAATGCGTCCGGAGACGGGAGCGTTGAGTTCATCCGGGCCGCCCACCCTTGGGTCACGGTCCTCGAATCGGGGGGGAACCTCGGCTTCGCCAAAGGGAACGAGGTTGGCTACCTCCATTTCAAGGCACGGAAGGTCACCTACCTGTGGGTTCTGAACAACGATGCCGAGGTGGATCCCCAGGCCCTGGACCTGATGCTGGAACGCATCACCTCCGACCCCCAGATCGGGGCCGTTGGCTGCAAAATCCTGGACGGGGACCAGCCCGGACGGGTGCTTACGTATGGGGGAGGCCGGTTTTCCCATTTCGTTGGCCGTTCCTGGCACGTCACGCATCCCTGCGCGGCGGAATCCCTGGATTTCCTTACGGGCGCATCGCTCCTCATCCCCATGGCAGTGATCGAAGAAATCGGTTTCATCGACGATGGCTATTTCCTTTATTTCGAGGATGCGGACTTTTGCGCGGAATTGAAGCGGCGGAACTTCCGTCTGGCGGTAGCGCGGGAGGCCGTGGTCTATCACCATGAGAGCGCGACCATCGGCAGACGGTCCCTCCGGCAGCACTACTACCTCAACCGGTCCTTCGCCCGGTTTTGCTACAGGCGCGCCCCCTTCCCGCTCCTGCCGCTTGTGGTGGGGACCTCCCTCCGGGTCGTCAAGCGGGCCCTGGTCGGCGATTGGGCCGAGATCCGGGTGATCCTGAGGGGCATCCGGGATGGATGGCGGCTCCGGAAGGAGAAGCTGGCGGAATGGACCCCCTAG